The Deltaproteobacteria bacterium region CCGCCGGGACCGGCGGCGTCGGCGCCGCCCGCGCCCGCGTCCGCGGCCGGCTGCGAGGCGGACGGACCGCAGCCGAGTGCGAGCGCGACGGCTGCCAGCGCGACGGGTACAATCGACCGCTTCATCGGAATACCTCCCACCAAAGACTACCGGCGACGGCGACGTTATATAGGCGACTGCCGGGGCGCGAAAAGGTCTTTTTTTTCGCGGTGCGGCGCGCCGTAGCGACTCGGAAACCTTGGTGCGGATCCTCCGCGTGTGCCGGCGCCGCACCCCCGCGAACGGATCGGGCTTTGCCCGACGAGCGCGCCCTGATACCCTGGTTGCCCGGACGGCTCGGGTCGTCGGGGAGAGCGTGTGCGGGGCGAATCGGCAAAGCACGTCGACGTTCGGTTCGCGTCGGGCGAGGAACTGCTCGGCGCGTATTGGGGCTACCTCGGCGACGGCGGTCTCGTCCTCGCGGATGCCGGCGACCTGAGTCCGGGGGACACCGTCCGACTGCGGGTGACGATCGAGTCGTCCGGTACGACGTGCGAGTTGGGCGGACACGTCGTGCGGGGCATCCGTGGAGACGGCCACGCGGTCGTGGCGTTCGAGCCGGGCGAGCCGCACGACATGCTGCTCACCGCGGCACTCGCGGAGACCGACGACGTGCCGC contains the following coding sequences:
- a CDS encoding PilZ domain-containing protein codes for the protein MRGESAKHVDVRFASGEELLGAYWGYLGDGGLVLADAGDLSPGDTVRLRVTIESSGTTCELGGHVVRGIRGDGHAVVAFEPGEPHDMLLTAALAETDDVPPRRFQRFSMSLPARVHAGDLVATGTLTDLSAGGCCVCIDAPLPAALSTGEAVRVAAGDLDVTGTVVWARGRDRGICFDPAGQWAAQAFLDRR